The following coding sequences lie in one Vibrio casei genomic window:
- a CDS encoding FecCD family ABC transporter permease, producing the protein MNTYTRSIHSSSEMVEPVTLSTWRASHWPLLSLLLIATVLIGLSVGRYSVALDEIVAILYAALRGDNSQHMDALVILNVRLPRILLAGVCGAGLAICGVALQTLFRNPLVSPKVLGLSSGSALGGSLAILAGVGGPLLMGATFVSAFAALFLVVLISNMAGRTLMTIVLAGIVIDALFAAGISLVQYAADPETSLPAIVFWLMGSFATASWEKFAQTAPILIASIYLLNRMRYRIAVLAMGDDEAKSFGIHVARSRMVVFALISIIIGACVTASGVVGWVGLVIPHFARMLVGEDHRRLYFTSLMLGATFMILTDTLARSLTAAEIPLGVLTALVGAPVFVYLLCTRRRERA; encoded by the coding sequence ATGAACACATATACGCGATCGATTCACTCGTCCTCAGAAATGGTTGAGCCAGTTACCCTGAGCACTTGGCGTGCTAGTCATTGGCCTCTTTTGTCCCTACTGCTTATAGCGACTGTGCTAATCGGGCTATCAGTAGGTCGATACAGCGTAGCGCTAGATGAGATTGTAGCCATCCTATATGCAGCCTTACGAGGTGATAACTCACAGCATATGGATGCGTTGGTGATCTTGAATGTACGCTTGCCGCGCATATTATTGGCAGGAGTATGTGGGGCTGGGCTTGCCATCTGCGGGGTAGCCTTACAAACCTTATTTCGTAACCCTCTCGTTTCACCTAAAGTGCTAGGTTTATCCTCAGGTTCAGCATTAGGAGGATCACTGGCAATTTTGGCTGGAGTAGGGGGGCCGCTACTGATGGGGGCTACGTTTGTATCAGCATTTGCTGCTCTGTTTTTAGTAGTGCTGATTTCAAATATGGCGGGTCGTACTTTGATGACTATTGTGCTTGCTGGAATTGTTATTGATGCTTTATTTGCAGCAGGTATTTCGTTAGTTCAATATGCCGCGGATCCAGAAACGAGTTTACCTGCCATCGTCTTTTGGCTGATGGGAAGCTTTGCAACGGCGAGTTGGGAAAAATTTGCACAAACTGCTCCTATACTCATTGCCAGCATTTACCTACTGAATAGAATGCGCTATCGCATTGCTGTACTCGCTATGGGTGACGACGAAGCTAAGTCGTTTGGCATCCATGTTGCACGCTCCCGGATGGTCGTCTTCGCGTTGATTTCTATCATTATCGGCGCCTGCGTAACCGCATCGGGCGTAGTGGGGTGGGTAGGACTCGTAATCCCACACTTTGCTCGTATGTTAGTAGGCGAAGATCACCGCCGGCTCTATTTCACGAGTCTTATGCTGGGTGCCACTTTCATGATTTTGACTGATACGTTGGCTCGTAGTTTAACTGCTGCAGAGATTCCTTTAGGCGTACTCACAGCTCTAGTTGGCGCCCCCGTCTTTGTGTACTTACTATGCACTCGTCGACGTGAAAGGGCTTAA
- a CDS encoding ABC transporter substrate-binding protein — protein MTSIPRCFAVLVATTLLSGNLSAQEFNFTDVTGQEIKLEAPPGRIITLPKPAAATFIAIDGSTELLVGMNEGSKRAFESGMMSVMFPETVDISSDILSENGGWMPNVEAIAALKPDLVIQWGERGDDIVAPLRNAGLPVALMVGGGNAGTEEQARANMKMVAHITGNTEKLSKLIDWRDRVQSEITTGLKQVGSHATPSILHLRSAKSRLTATGEKSYQQTFIELVGAKNVAQGAGVQSTVSVEQILEWNPDIILLSAAETDAGLEVIYDDPLLSRLNAAVQKRVYKTPQGGYIWDSASHESPYTWMWLANLTHPDIFSFDLRHELKEGFKLLYNFDLSDEQIDRILRIAMNGDSHGYQEFRKQ, from the coding sequence ATGACCTCAATACCCCGTTGCTTTGCCGTGCTAGTAGCGACAACCTTGTTATCAGGTAACTTGTCAGCGCAAGAATTTAACTTTACTGATGTAACCGGACAGGAAATTAAGTTAGAAGCCCCTCCTGGACGTATCATTACTCTGCCCAAACCAGCTGCAGCTACCTTCATCGCAATAGATGGTTCTACCGAGCTGTTAGTGGGTATGAATGAGGGCTCTAAACGAGCCTTTGAGAGCGGTATGATGAGCGTTATGTTTCCTGAAACTGTTGATATCTCCAGTGACATTTTGTCGGAAAACGGTGGTTGGATGCCCAACGTAGAGGCCATCGCAGCACTTAAACCGGATTTAGTCATCCAGTGGGGTGAGCGCGGCGATGATATCGTAGCTCCACTTCGCAATGCAGGTTTGCCCGTTGCTCTAATGGTAGGCGGTGGCAATGCGGGTACAGAAGAGCAGGCCCGAGCCAATATGAAAATGGTGGCTCATATCACGGGTAATACTGAAAAACTGTCAAAGCTTATTGATTGGCGTGACCGTGTACAAAGTGAAATTACTACTGGTTTAAAACAAGTAGGCTCTCATGCAACACCAAGCATTTTGCATTTGCGCTCTGCCAAATCCAGGTTGACTGCTACTGGTGAGAAAAGTTATCAACAGACCTTCATCGAGCTGGTTGGCGCTAAAAATGTAGCTCAAGGAGCTGGCGTACAAAGCACTGTTAGCGTGGAACAGATTCTTGAATGGAACCCAGATATTATCTTACTTTCCGCAGCAGAGACGGATGCTGGATTAGAAGTGATATACGACGACCCATTACTTTCTCGCTTAAATGCCGCCGTACAAAAACGCGTTTATAAGACACCTCAAGGTGGATATATCTGGGATAGTGCTTCCCATGAAAGCCCCTACACATGGATGTGGCTGGCCAATCTTACTCATCCCGATATTTTCTCTTTTGATCTACGTCACGAATTAAAAGAAGGCTTCAAATTACTTTATAACTTTGACCTATCGGATGAGCAGATAGATCGAATTCTGCGTATTGCTATGAACGGCGACAGTCACGGTTATCAAGAGTTTCGTAAACAATGA
- a CDS encoding LysR family transcriptional regulator: MFMTVREVISNKLAAVSVRDLLLVEAVAMKRSFRYAAIDMGISTSGLSYQVKKVEEILGQPIFERGSKITPTAFGKEVLDLIAVILEGVTRLEGLRDDGLALPFGQTLRIGVISSLAPDNLLRIIQICAHRSGKTKVELVSGKHQGLLRRLQNREIDLLISAAQSVPEGMAYTSLFKEHFVLLVRADKLQPELHPLMLCEPGLLPLSEDDFVPSLITEGLSKLLSSGLTRTYGLGVEHRMALVAAGYGHALLPYGWVRDVHLPDHLAVMELPPALSAERELGCFWRHSYMMGSQISQAFSEAW; encoded by the coding sequence ATGTTTATGACGGTGCGTGAAGTAATTTCGAACAAGCTAGCAGCAGTGTCTGTGCGTGACTTGCTTTTAGTTGAGGCCGTCGCAATGAAACGTAGTTTTCGTTATGCGGCCATAGACATGGGTATTTCGACCTCGGGCTTGTCTTATCAAGTAAAAAAAGTAGAGGAAATTCTCGGACAGCCCATTTTTGAAAGGGGGAGTAAAATAACACCCACTGCCTTTGGAAAGGAAGTTTTAGACTTAATCGCCGTGATTTTAGAAGGCGTGACTCGGCTTGAGGGGTTACGTGATGATGGCTTAGCTCTTCCCTTTGGGCAAACCTTACGTATTGGAGTGATTTCCTCACTGGCACCGGATAACTTGTTACGGATCATCCAGATTTGTGCTCACCGTTCAGGTAAAACTAAAGTCGAGTTGGTTAGTGGCAAGCATCAAGGTCTGTTACGGCGTTTACAGAACCGTGAAATTGATTTGCTAATTAGTGCAGCACAGTCGGTTCCTGAGGGGATGGCATATACAAGCTTATTCAAGGAACACTTTGTCTTACTAGTGCGAGCCGATAAACTTCAGCCTGAACTCCATCCTCTTATGCTCTGTGAGCCTGGATTACTACCACTTAGCGAGGATGATTTTGTTCCATCGCTAATTACTGAAGGCTTAAGTAAATTATTAAGCTCCGGCTTGACTCGTACATATGGCCTTGGTGTTGAGCATCGAATGGCTTTAGTTGCCGCAGGTTATGGTCATGCATTATTGCCGTATGGCTGGGTAAGAGATGTGCATTTACCGGATCATTTAGCAGTGATGGAGCTTCCTCCCGCTTTATCGGCAGAGCGTGAATTAGGTTGCTTTTGGCGTCACTCATACATGATGGGGAGTCAAATTTCTCAGGCTTTTAGTGAAGCATGGTAA
- a CDS encoding IS3 family transposase (programmed frameshift) codes for MTSKKKRIIHSPEFKAEALKLAEKVGVAAAARQLSLHESQIYGWRKSAKSDASTSQREKDLAAEVAKLKRQLAEQAEELDIGKKGRHLLREKPKVDCYEFMLEHLLCFRVARMAKVFGVSQSGFYYWIKHRHKAIQREVTRQELDTKVKEAFDNSKGRDGSRRIQKELAENGDSRNVKTIAASMKRQDLTPKAARKFKCTTDSKHKMPVAPNLLAQDFKAEAPNQKWAGDITYVATSEGWLYLAVIIDLYSRQVVGWSMDTRMTATLVCDALSMALFRRGFPEQVIVHSDRGSQYCSKDYRDIITAYNLKQSMSRKGNCWDNACVESFFHSLKVEAIQYEPIMTRDEMRQTIFEYIEVDYNRTRRHSALGYLSPVNFENQNVA; via the exons ATGACAAGCAAGAAAAAACGTATTATCCATTCCCCTGAATTTAAAGCAGAAGCCCTGAAGCTAGCAGAGAAAGTGGGAGTAGCTGCGGCAGCGAGACAACTGTCGTTACACGAATCCCAGATCTATGGTTGGCGTAAGTCAGCTAAGAGCGACGCCAGCACCAGTCAGCGGGAAAAAGATCTAGCCGCTGAAGTTGCCAAACTCAAACGACAATTGGCTGAGCAAGCTGAAGAGCTAGATATAG GTAAAAAAGGCCGCCACCTACTTCGCGAAAAACCTAAAGTAGATTGCTACGAATTTATGCTCGAACACCTACTGTGCTTCAGAGTTGCCCGCATGGCTAAGGTGTTCGGTGTTTCACAAAGTGGGTTTTATTACTGGATTAAGCATCGCCACAAGGCCATCCAGCGCGAGGTAACTCGCCAAGAGCTTGATACGAAGGTCAAAGAGGCTTTTGATAATAGCAAAGGTCGTGATGGCTCAAGGCGCATCCAGAAAGAGCTGGCTGAGAACGGTGATAGCCGTAATGTTAAAACCATTGCCGCCAGTATGAAGCGGCAGGATTTAACGCCGAAAGCGGCACGTAAGTTTAAGTGTACGACGGACAGCAAACATAAAATGCCAGTTGCTCCGAACCTGCTGGCTCAGGATTTTAAGGCAGAGGCTCCGAATCAAAAGTGGGCGGGAGACATCACCTATGTTGCGACAAGCGAAGGCTGGCTGTATTTGGCGGTAATCATTGACCTTTATTCCAGGCAAGTAGTCGGTTGGTCTATGGATACCAGAATGACGGCAACTCTGGTTTGCGATGCGTTATCAATGGCCTTGTTCCGTCGAGGGTTCCCTGAGCAGGTTATCGTTCATAGTGACCGAGGTAGTCAGTACTGCTCAAAAGATTATCGAGACATCATAACTGCTTATAATCTAAAGCAAAGTATGAGTAGGAAAGGAAACTGCTGGGATAATGCTTGTGTTGAGAGCTTCTTCCATTCATTGAAAGTTGAAGCGATCCAGTATGAGCCGATCATGACGCGAGACGAGATGCGCCAAACGATCTTTGAATACATAGAGGTTGATTATAATCGGACAAGAAGGCACAGTGCTCTTGGGTATCTAAGCCCAGTTAACTTTGAAAATCAAAATGTCGCTTAA
- a CDS encoding thymidylate synthase — protein MKSKHSQYEDLCKRVINEGIWIENERTGKRCLTVINADLEYDVAANEFPLVTTRKTFWKSAIAEMLGYLRGYDNAADFRKVGTKTWDANANLNEAWLNNPHRKGEDDMGRVYGVQGRKWSKPDGGFVDQYKKIIDHLNKGIDDRGEILNFYNPGEFHMGCLRPCMYSHHFSLLGDTLYLNSTQRSCDVPLGLVFNQIQVAWLLQITAQITGVKAGKAFHKIVNTHIYEDQIELMKKQIKREPYAAPKLLINPNIKSLNDLETWVTVDDFEVVDYQHHEPIKYPFSV, from the coding sequence ATGAAGAGCAAACACAGCCAGTACGAAGACTTGTGTAAGCGAGTTATTAATGAAGGAATTTGGATTGAGAACGAAAGAACAGGAAAACGCTGTTTAACTGTTATTAATGCAGATTTAGAATATGATGTAGCCGCTAATGAATTTCCTCTAGTAACAACAAGAAAAACTTTTTGGAAAAGCGCTATTGCAGAAATGCTTGGCTACTTACGTGGCTATGACAACGCAGCTGACTTCCGAAAAGTAGGAACCAAGACTTGGGACGCTAACGCCAACCTCAATGAAGCGTGGCTTAATAACCCGCATCGTAAAGGTGAAGATGACATGGGCCGTGTATACGGCGTTCAGGGACGTAAATGGTCGAAACCTGATGGTGGTTTTGTCGATCAATATAAGAAGATCATCGATCATCTAAACAAAGGCATTGATGACCGGGGTGAAATCCTTAACTTTTACAACCCTGGTGAGTTCCACATGGGCTGTTTGCGCCCCTGCATGTACAGCCACCACTTTTCACTGCTTGGTGATACCCTCTATTTAAACAGCACTCAACGCAGTTGTGACGTACCTCTTGGCTTAGTCTTCAATCAAATTCAAGTGGCTTGGCTGCTTCAGATCACAGCTCAGATCACAGGGGTAAAGGCAGGCAAAGCGTTCCATAAGATCGTCAATACTCATATCTATGAAGACCAAATAGAGCTAATGAAAAAGCAGATTAAGAGAGAGCCTTACGCGGCACCGAAGCTCCTTATTAATCCTAATATCAAGTCACTAAATGACTTGGAAACGTGGGTAACAGTCGATGATTTCGAAGTGGTTGACTACCAACATCACGAACCAATCAAATACCCATTTTCGGTTTAG
- a CDS encoding tyrosine-type recombinase/integrase yields MKLEENRDRLLNWWQGLTDEQKKSVPTTTRNSIDLRDLFADAPISYQKIRKDLKYEIDKINAELRSLGVLPDVDAYRDRLLNWWQGLTDKQKKSAPLRNGKTIDLRDLFAESPVSYGVIRRYLKKEIKQIDTELKSLDVLFDVETYRDRLLNWWQGLTGEQKKSVSTLNGNTIDLRDLFAEAPIGYGQIRQYLKEDINKIEAELKSFNVIFDVEAYRERLLDWWQGLTDEQKQSVPTTNFCTIDLRDLFAEAPIGYRLICRYLKKDINKIEAELKSFNVIPEVEAYRERLLDWWQGLTDEQKKSVSTTKSNTIDMRSLFADAPVGYGLIRRYLKEDINKIEAELKSLNVISDVEAYRERLLDWWQSLTDEQKKSVPTTKSNTIDLRALFADALVGYGLIRRYLKEDINKIEAELKSLNVIFDAEAYRDRLLDWWQSLTDEQKKSVPTTKSNTIDLRALFADAPVGYGLIRRYLKEDINKIETELKLFNVIFDVEAYRERLLNWWQSLTDEQKKSVPTTKNRTIDLRFLSAEFPVSYQHVRRYLKEDIDKIDKELKVLGVLPDIEACRESLLNWWQSLTGEEKKAVSTSKNTIDLHDLFNKAPINYEALRVHLKEDIKKIDAELKVLGVLYNDDDEVIAKLMHEFISECKSNPELLWDIELSVKGKTRLKLVAEEPDSYWEKIGFVSTTYLSKKLFCRVARLQSPALLELRKVLNQLLLKHEVTFPYHEIKSSSHSVCADLNYRRVFLKWKNSLTDKEKLVLPMQGKALRLKAFSELIPIERNLAKFPLFQSEYQRFSSELLELKGIDYKTLKERTEIRKEKALEKGGSNISLFKMLRDKKLVSIEDFSSKKGHYEDVKLAFAVSSLKVTSNSSIGSYHLGCNQYCDFLESKGISPESTYKDCFDLWSLRSFKEYIGEKIKIGALSTSTANTLLSMLRITLDKLKTIRNLNFSYYPANGFEIVRNWVAYKPYSPNERNQIHEMLEKEMVLAKKKLAPYQRLDRSRANLDDPKIQARIIFEDDCKCDPVHWYSKDRTKGQNRFAAFTSSRRLSVNELYDEWGLITRKVISRELGVYILKMAQVLGMNLNSILDLELDDFQEHHPLTNKPCLTYWKERSTGEKLLHLDLFHADLQWLTISQKSFVESVFNEVIQLTSEARKYAPDELSNRLFITYYKNTSTISEVTMSLFYSELVGKYQLKDDKGEPLVLTTTRFRPTLVSELIDAEVSIREIQYLLGHASILTTINYLDTLDFDRVAQEKARKAIESIYTNSVHAIKHSSNQKQQRRFDDCEIIMKTPLGGCKNIFSPPDFIKKSSLYVKGKPCSQYNKCLSCEYVMLTEKHLPELFSMQRDYLASLESGAVVNTPYFFVVQENISLLDDILNPETSEFEEDILIQAKEDSLFIETTILDSWGG; encoded by the coding sequence GTGAAGCTTGAGGAAAATAGAGATCGTCTTCTCAATTGGTGGCAGGGGTTGACGGATGAGCAAAAAAAATCAGTTCCGACAACAACGAGAAACTCCATCGACTTGCGAGATCTATTCGCTGATGCACCGATAAGCTACCAAAAAATTCGTAAAGACTTGAAATATGAAATCGATAAGATAAACGCAGAGCTTAGGTCGTTAGGTGTTTTGCCCGATGTTGATGCATACAGAGACCGTTTACTTAATTGGTGGCAAGGGTTGACGGATAAGCAAAAAAAATCGGCTCCGCTCAGAAATGGTAAAACAATCGACTTGCGAGATCTATTTGCCGAGTCTCCGGTAAGTTATGGGGTGATACGCCGGTACTTGAAAAAAGAGATTAAGCAGATAGATACTGAGCTTAAGTCACTAGATGTTTTATTTGATGTGGAAACATACAGAGATCGTTTACTTAATTGGTGGCAAGGGTTGACGGGGGAGCAAAAAAAATCCGTATCGACCTTAAATGGCAACACCATTGATCTGAGAGATCTATTTGCCGAAGCTCCGATAGGTTATGGGCAAATACGCCAATACTTAAAAGAAGACATTAATAAGATCGAAGCAGAGCTTAAATCGTTCAATGTTATATTCGATGTTGAAGCATACAGAGAGCGTCTGCTCGATTGGTGGCAAGGGTTGACTGATGAGCAAAAGCAATCAGTTCCGACTACAAATTTCTGCACCATCGACTTAAGAGATCTATTTGCCGAAGCTCCGATAGGTTATAGGCTAATATGTCGATACTTAAAAAAAGACATTAATAAGATCGAAGCAGAGCTTAAATCGTTCAATGTTATACCTGAAGTTGAAGCGTACAGAGAGCGTCTGCTCGATTGGTGGCAAGGGTTGACTGATGAGCAAAAGAAATCAGTCTCGACCACAAAAAGTAACACCATCGACATGCGATCTTTATTTGCTGATGCTCCAGTAGGATATGGCCTAATACGCCGATACTTAAAAGAAGACATTAATAAGATCGAAGCAGAGCTTAAATCGTTAAATGTTATATCTGATGTTGAAGCTTACAGAGAGCGTTTACTCGATTGGTGGCAGTCGTTAACGGATGAGCAAAAGAAATCAGTCCCTACCACAAAAAGTAACACCATCGACTTGCGAGCTTTATTTGCTGATGCTCTGGTAGGATATGGGCTAATACGCCGATACTTAAAAGAAGACATTAATAAGATCGAAGCAGAGCTTAAATCGTTAAATGTTATATTCGATGCTGAAGCATACAGAGATCGTCTACTCGATTGGTGGCAGTCGTTAACGGATGAGCAAAAGAAATCAGTTCCGACCACAAAAAGTAACACCATCGACTTGCGAGCTTTATTTGCTGATGCTCCGGTAGGTTATGGGCTAATACGCCGATACTTAAAAGAAGACATTAATAAGATCGAAACAGAGCTTAAATTGTTCAATGTTATATTCGATGTTGAAGCTTACAGGGAGCGTCTACTCAACTGGTGGCAGTCGTTAACGGATGAGCAAAAGAAATCAGTTCCGACCACAAAGAATCGCACCATCGATTTACGTTTTCTATCTGCCGAGTTTCCAGTAAGTTATCAGCACGTACGCCGATACTTGAAAGAAGACATCGATAAGATAGATAAAGAGCTTAAAGTATTAGGTGTCTTGCCTGATATTGAAGCATGTAGAGAGAGTCTGCTCAATTGGTGGCAGTCGTTAACGGGAGAGGAAAAAAAGGCTGTTTCAACCTCAAAGAATACAATCGACTTGCATGATCTATTTAATAAAGCCCCGATAAACTATGAGGCTTTACGAGTACATTTGAAAGAGGATATCAAAAAAATAGATGCAGAGCTTAAAGTCTTAGGCGTTCTATACAATGATGATGATGAAGTGATTGCAAAATTAATGCATGAGTTCATCTCTGAGTGCAAATCCAACCCTGAGTTGTTATGGGATATAGAACTATCAGTTAAAGGGAAAACAAGGTTGAAGCTGGTAGCAGAAGAACCAGATAGTTACTGGGAAAAAATTGGGTTCGTCTCTACAACATACCTGTCAAAGAAGCTTTTCTGCAGAGTCGCAAGGTTACAATCTCCAGCTTTGCTTGAGCTTAGAAAGGTGCTCAACCAATTGCTATTGAAGCACGAGGTCACTTTTCCTTATCATGAAATTAAAAGCAGTAGCCATTCTGTTTGTGCAGACCTTAATTACCGTAGAGTTTTTCTTAAGTGGAAAAACAGTTTAACGGATAAAGAAAAACTGGTATTGCCAATGCAAGGTAAGGCACTTCGGTTAAAAGCGTTCAGTGAATTAATTCCTATCGAACGCAACTTAGCGAAATTTCCATTGTTCCAGTCAGAATATCAACGTTTTTCAAGTGAGCTACTTGAGCTTAAAGGTATTGATTATAAAACGCTCAAAGAGCGTACAGAAATACGTAAAGAAAAAGCGTTAGAAAAAGGGGGAAGTAATATATCGCTATTTAAGATGTTACGAGATAAAAAACTGGTTTCCATAGAGGACTTTAGCTCCAAAAAGGGGCATTACGAAGATGTGAAACTTGCATTTGCAGTTTCATCTTTAAAGGTAACATCAAATTCATCCATAGGATCTTACCATTTGGGGTGTAATCAATATTGTGATTTCTTAGAAAGCAAAGGTATTTCACCAGAAAGCACGTACAAAGATTGCTTTGATTTATGGTCTTTGAGAAGTTTTAAAGAGTATATAGGCGAAAAAATTAAAATAGGGGCATTATCAACAAGCACGGCGAACACACTGTTATCAATGTTACGAATAACCTTGGATAAACTTAAAACAATTCGAAATTTAAACTTTAGTTATTATCCTGCAAATGGGTTTGAAATAGTTAGGAACTGGGTCGCATACAAGCCTTACTCGCCAAATGAAAGAAATCAAATACACGAAATGCTAGAAAAGGAAATGGTGCTAGCTAAAAAAAAGCTAGCGCCATACCAGAGATTAGATAGAAGTAGGGCTAATCTCGATGACCCAAAGATCCAAGCAAGGATTATTTTTGAAGATGACTGTAAATGTGACCCTGTACACTGGTATTCAAAAGATCGCACTAAAGGACAGAATCGGTTTGCTGCTTTTACTAGCAGTAGAAGGCTTTCTGTAAATGAATTGTACGATGAATGGGGACTGATTACTCGAAAAGTGATAAGTCGTGAGCTCGGTGTGTACATATTAAAAATGGCGCAAGTTCTGGGGATGAATCTTAACTCTATTCTTGATCTAGAATTGGATGATTTCCAAGAGCACCATCCACTTACTAATAAGCCCTGCTTAACTTACTGGAAAGAGCGTTCTACAGGGGAGAAGTTGTTACATCTAGACTTATTTCATGCTGACCTGCAATGGCTAACAATAAGCCAGAAGAGCTTTGTAGAAAGTGTGTTTAATGAAGTTATTCAGTTGACCTCAGAGGCAAGAAAATATGCACCAGATGAATTGTCAAATAGACTTTTTATAACTTATTACAAAAACACCTCCACTATAAGCGAGGTGACTATGTCTTTATTTTACTCTGAATTGGTAGGAAAATATCAACTAAAAGATGATAAAGGTGAACCTTTGGTTCTCACCACAACCAGATTCAGACCAACGCTTGTGAGTGAGTTAATCGATGCAGAAGTTTCAATAAGAGAGATCCAATACCTGCTAGGGCATGCTTCTATTTTAACGACGATAAACTACCTAGATACATTAGACTTTGATAGAGTTGCGCAAGAGAAAGCAAGAAAAGCAATAGAGAGTATTTATACTAACTCTGTTCATGCAATTAAGCACAGTTCTAATCAGAAACAACAGCGTAGATTTGATGATTGTGAGATCATCATGAAAACTCCCCTTGGTGGCTGCAAAAATATATTTTCTCCCCCCGACTTCATCAAGAAGTCATCCCTTTACGTCAAGGGAAAGCCATGTAGTCAGTACAATAAGTGCTTATCTTGTGAATATGTAATGCTAACAGAAAAACACCTTCCAGAGCTATTTTCGATGCAAAGAGACTATCTGGCATCGTTAGAAAGTGGTGCTGTTGTTAATACGCCCTATTTTTTCGTGGTACAAGAAAATATCTCACTGCTTGATGACATATTGAACCCAGAAACGTCGGAATTTGAAGAAGATATTTTGATACAAGCCAAAGAAGACTCATTATTTATTGAAACCACAATACTTGATTCATGGGGAGGTTAA
- a CDS encoding tyrosine-type recombinase/integrase, whose translation MDNSVVISVGKRLDVSNSVAHENYDSYPNDFLLSEGVVVFNERMELLPLVSDFLTHYRINHSDYSVKTYANNLLYLVKYLTTYDDNYIGSKRDDCLLTVHATEIQKYFQYCRSNKDKNGIKKRSIGGKTISNRDATYCRFFSEFLCNSPAGYKSLREENPYENGSLVIAAKESLIKPALFLEIEALIRVAHHEREKCLIQFMYDSGVRRGEVESICQENILRLSRECRKSIIVDKNTIQLPSEYVAMEIKGNKGRGREIKFRNTVVSKETINRVQRYHSSLEYKKHKRKWGQTSTPAFLNQNGDPYTPNAVSKLVTKLSNRALKLGLIPLPLSPHKIRHGFGAMLLNSEDLGRSQLDRLLLLQQCLGHNYLTTTEGYTKIPVGIWAKFVDSSGAALKRYQLMKKLKDRTRSKKGSIK comes from the coding sequence ATGGATAACTCTGTTGTCATCTCTGTTGGTAAGAGGCTTGATGTCTCAAACTCTGTAGCTCATGAAAATTATGATTCGTATCCAAATGACTTTTTATTGTCTGAAGGTGTCGTTGTTTTTAATGAGCGAATGGAATTGTTACCGCTCGTATCTGATTTTCTAACTCACTATAGAATTAATCATAGTGACTATTCCGTAAAGACCTACGCAAACAACCTGCTCTATTTGGTTAAATATCTTACTACGTATGATGATAATTACATCGGCTCTAAGCGAGACGATTGTCTATTGACCGTACATGCAACAGAGATTCAAAAGTACTTTCAATATTGCAGAAGTAATAAAGATAAGAACGGCATAAAGAAAAGGTCTATAGGTGGAAAAACCATATCCAATAGAGATGCTACTTACTGCAGGTTTTTCTCTGAATTTCTATGTAACTCACCCGCCGGTTACAAGTCTCTTAGAGAGGAAAACCCTTATGAGAATGGCAGTCTAGTCATAGCCGCTAAAGAGTCGTTAATTAAACCCGCACTTTTCTTAGAAATAGAAGCTTTGATCCGTGTAGCCCACCATGAGAGAGAAAAGTGCCTTATCCAATTTATGTACGATTCAGGTGTACGCCGTGGAGAGGTGGAAAGTATATGTCAAGAAAATATCTTAAGGTTATCTAGAGAGTGTCGGAAGAGCATAATTGTGGATAAGAATACAATTCAGTTACCTTCAGAGTATGTTGCTATGGAAATCAAAGGTAATAAAGGTAGAGGAAGAGAAATCAAATTTAGAAATACGGTTGTTTCAAAAGAAACAATTAATAGAGTTCAAAGATATCACTCAAGCCTTGAATATAAAAAACATAAAAGAAAGTGGGGTCAAACCAGTACTCCAGCCTTCTTGAATCAAAATGGTGATCCATACACACCAAACGCTGTTAGTAAGTTAGTCACAAAATTATCTAATAGAGCGTTGAAGCTTGGATTGATACCTCTACCACTCTCTCCACACAAAATTCGACATGGTTTTGGTGCAATGCTTCTAAATTCAGAGGATCTAGGTAGGTCACAACTGGACAGACTATTACTGTTACAGCAATGCTTAGGGCACAATTATTTAACTACAACCGAAGGCTATACAAAAATACCTGTCGGAATCTGGGCCAAATTTGTAGATAGCAGTGGAGCAGCACTCAAAAGATATCAGTTGATGAAAAAGCTAAAAGATAGAACCAGATCGAAGAAAGGAAGCATTAAGTGA